The Thermococcus sp. genome contains a region encoding:
- a CDS encoding alpha amylase N-terminal ig-like domain-containing protein, with product MYKIFGFNPDEKFGRVAEVEFSIPREGSYAYLLGSFNAFNEGSFRMRPKGERWSIRLELPEGIWHYGFSVEGEFRPDPENPEGETYRRLSYKFERKVRVARIIGEGEFFHRPSATYLYSFAGRTHVIFRSLRGETSKVVLRAGNREIEMRPKAHDELFEYFETVLSGEGAVEYSFLVESGRKTIEYGPFDAEPYKSEPPGWIFGRVFYQIMPDRFEKGLTGTSGGEAFKGEDFYGGDLAGITKRLDHIEGLGVNALYLTPIFESMTYHRYDVTDYFRIDRKLGGWRVFRKLVEELRERDMRLVLDGVFHHTSFFHPYFKDVILKGERSRYKDFYRITGFPVVQEEFMEVLKSKEPWPEKYRELKGMKRNYESFYSVWLMPRLNHDNPEVRRFIKDVMMYWLESADGWRLDVAHGVPPELWREIRGAMPGEAYLFGEVMDDARLWLFDVFHGTMNYPLYELILRFFVEGEITAKEFLNGLELLSVHYGPAEYAMYNFLDNHDTERFIDLVGDERKYLCALAFLMTYKGIPSIFYGDEVGLNGGGEGLSAGRTPMKWNEEEWNLNVLKVTKELVRLRRGSRALQLGEFRPLSFKGGLLLYERIHGDESILVGINYSGERKTIGVPGKYLPEGGGKVTLAPWSFTVLKG from the coding sequence GTGTATAAAATTTTCGGGTTCAATCCCGATGAAAAATTCGGCAGGGTCGCCGAGGTTGAGTTTTCGATACCAAGGGAAGGGAGCTACGCCTACCTCCTTGGAAGCTTCAACGCCTTCAACGAAGGCAGCTTCCGAATGAGGCCGAAGGGGGAAAGGTGGAGCATAAGGCTGGAGCTCCCTGAGGGGATCTGGCACTACGGCTTTTCGGTGGAGGGGGAGTTTCGGCCCGACCCTGAAAACCCGGAGGGGGAAACCTACAGGAGGTTATCGTACAAGTTCGAGAGGAAAGTTAGAGTGGCGAGAATAATCGGGGAGGGCGAGTTCTTCCACAGGCCGAGCGCCACCTACCTCTACTCCTTCGCCGGGAGAACCCACGTGATCTTCCGCTCACTGAGGGGAGAGACCTCAAAGGTCGTCCTAAGGGCCGGAAACAGGGAAATCGAGATGAGGCCAAAGGCCCACGATGAACTCTTCGAGTACTTCGAGACAGTTCTTTCCGGCGAGGGGGCAGTCGAGTACTCTTTCCTCGTAGAATCCGGAAGGAAAACCATCGAATACGGCCCATTTGACGCCGAACCCTACAAGTCAGAGCCCCCAGGGTGGATTTTCGGGAGGGTGTTCTACCAGATAATGCCCGACCGGTTCGAGAAAGGCCTGACCGGAACGTCCGGGGGAGAGGCCTTCAAGGGTGAGGATTTCTACGGTGGGGATCTGGCGGGGATAACAAAGAGGCTCGACCACATTGAAGGCCTCGGCGTAAACGCGCTCTACCTCACCCCAATATTCGAGTCCATGACGTACCACCGCTACGACGTTACGGACTACTTCAGAATAGACAGGAAGCTCGGCGGTTGGAGGGTTTTCAGAAAGCTCGTTGAGGAGCTCAGAGAGAGGGACATGCGGCTGGTCCTCGATGGAGTCTTTCACCACACGAGCTTCTTCCACCCCTACTTCAAGGACGTCATTCTGAAGGGCGAAAGGAGCAGGTATAAGGACTTCTACAGGATCACCGGATTCCCCGTTGTCCAGGAAGAGTTCATGGAAGTTCTGAAATCCAAGGAGCCGTGGCCGGAGAAATATAGAGAGCTCAAGGGGATGAAAAGAAACTACGAGAGCTTTTATTCCGTCTGGCTGATGCCCAGGCTGAACCACGATAATCCCGAAGTGAGACGGTTCATAAAGGACGTGATGATGTACTGGCTTGAGAGCGCCGACGGCTGGCGTCTCGATGTTGCCCACGGCGTTCCTCCCGAACTCTGGAGGGAGATAAGGGGGGCTATGCCGGGGGAGGCATACCTCTTCGGGGAGGTCATGGACGACGCCAGGCTCTGGCTGTTCGACGTCTTTCACGGCACCATGAACTACCCCCTCTACGAGCTCATTCTGAGGTTCTTCGTGGAGGGCGAAATCACCGCAAAGGAGTTCCTCAACGGCCTGGAGCTTCTGAGTGTCCATTATGGGCCAGCCGAGTACGCCATGTACAACTTCCTCGACAACCACGACACCGAGCGCTTCATCGATCTGGTCGGGGACGAAAGGAAATACCTCTGCGCGCTGGCGTTTCTGATGACGTACAAGGGAATTCCCTCGATATTCTACGGGGACGAGGTTGGCCTCAACGGTGGCGGAGAAGGCCTGAGCGCGGGGAGAACCCCGATGAAGTGGAACGAGGAGGAGTGGAACCTCAACGTGCTGAAGGTCACCAAGGAACTGGTCAGACTCAGACGGGGGAGCAGGGCGCTCCAGCTGGGAGAGTTCAGGCCCCTATCTTTCAAGGGCGGACTGCTCCTCTACGAGAGAATCCACGGTGACGAGAGCATTCTCGTCGGGATAAACTATTCCGGGGAGAGAAAAACCATCGGCGTGCCCGGAAAGTACCTTCCCGAAGGAGGGGGAAAGGTTACACTGGCACCCTGGTCCTTCACCGTGCTAAAAGGGTGA
- the trmBL1 gene encoding HTH-type sugar sensing transcriptional regulator TrmBL1, whose product MKEEEIIDKLQKLGLTKYESLAYITLLKLGPSKATDITKESGIPHTRVYDVLSSLHRKGFVDVMHGSPRLYKPVNPEVVLEKIKEDFIEDIENLKVAFLDLYRDVHGEDLPEIWTIQGFDNTVERAEYVIRTAKHEVLINTPFEFLKLLKGEIRARKDIIFVIISNFEEIPDWLKRDNIILARTGGAPWLMASWIIGDLNYALFFGALPKDRRKEKFYSFWAKSPKIIQNYMHWFYTIYLDNSEIIKALDYESLSKPLSLVNIRTLITVLKMAGMPRRAEIVGKMIDTKEKVTLDGTIVDYEYTPLTANITFRYNGNELKVGGIGSYFEDVEGEKFILLE is encoded by the coding sequence ATGAAGGAAGAGGAAATTATTGATAAGCTTCAGAAGCTTGGCCTCACCAAGTACGAGAGCCTTGCCTACATAACCCTTCTCAAGCTCGGCCCCAGCAAGGCCACGGACATAACCAAAGAGAGCGGGATTCCCCACACCAGGGTTTACGACGTTCTGAGCTCCCTTCACAGGAAGGGTTTTGTTGACGTTATGCACGGGTCTCCGAGGCTCTACAAGCCCGTTAATCCCGAGGTGGTGCTTGAAAAAATAAAGGAGGACTTCATAGAGGACATTGAAAACCTAAAGGTCGCTTTCCTCGACCTCTACCGCGATGTTCACGGGGAAGATCTGCCCGAAATCTGGACGATTCAGGGGTTCGACAATACTGTCGAGCGCGCCGAGTACGTCATAAGAACGGCCAAGCACGAGGTTCTCATCAACACACCCTTCGAGTTCCTCAAGCTTCTCAAGGGCGAGATACGCGCGAGGAAGGACATAATCTTCGTCATCATAAGCAACTTCGAGGAGATACCCGACTGGCTGAAGAGGGACAATATAATCCTTGCCAGAACCGGCGGCGCCCCCTGGCTGATGGCCAGCTGGATAATCGGCGACCTCAACTACGCCCTCTTCTTCGGTGCCCTGCCCAAGGACAGGCGGAAGGAGAAGTTCTATTCCTTCTGGGCAAAGAGCCCCAAGATAATCCAGAACTACATGCACTGGTTCTATACGATATACCTCGACAACAGCGAGATCATTAAGGCCCTTGATTACGAGTCCCTTTCCAAGCCACTCTCCCTCGTCAACATAAGAACGCTGATCACGGTGCTCAAAATGGCCGGGATGCCTAGGAGAGCGGAGATAGTGGGCAAGATGATAGACACCAAAGAGAAGGTAACGCTCGATGGCACCATAGTGGACTACGAATACACACCGCTGACGGCGAACATAACGTTCAGGTACAACGGGAACGAGCTTAAGGTTGGTGGTATAGGCAGCTACTTCGAGGACGTTGAGGGGGAGAAGTTCATACTCCTTGAGTGA